From Kaistella polysaccharea:
TAAATAATCAATAGAACAAAAATTTTTTTTTCAAATTTAAAAATGAGATATTTGTCTTCCCACCAAATCTAACCACTGGAGGGAAAATTGCAGTACGAAAATGGATGAAAATTTAACACTTATTTGGGAAAAGTGTCTTCAGTTTATGAGGGATAACCTTAATGCAGCTGAGGATAATACTGATCTAAAAAAACTTGAGAATTCTTTTGATTTATTGTTCGATAATGTTCGCCCAGTTTCCTTGGTAAGCAATAATCTTACCCTTTTGGTTCCGAGTGATTTTTACAAGGAATATATTGAAGATAATTACCTTTCATTACTTTCTGCTGCGCTTAAAAAAAATATTGGAAAAGGAGTAAAACTTTGGTATTCTGTTATGGAAAATAAGCCTTCCGGACAGGAAAAGCCCATTACTTTAAATGTAAAAGGCAAAAGTGTTCCGACGCCAAAAATGCAGGAAACTTTACCACCCTCTTTTTCTGCGAACCTCATTAATCCATTTGTGGTTCCTGGAATGAAGAAAATTAATATTGATTCAAACCTTAAAGCTGATTTTTCTTTTGATAATTATGTTGAAGGTGAAAGCAATAAATTTGCCTCAACGGTTGCAAAATCAATTGCGAAAAGACCGGGCGCAACAGCTTTTAATCCCTTATTTTTATACGGAGGTTATGGTGTTGGAAAAACGCATTTAGGACATGCAGTTGGATTGGAAGTTAAACATGCTTATCCAGAGAAAGTGGTTCTTTATTTATCATCCGAGAAATTCATTCAGCAATTCGTTTCCGCAGCGAAAGCCCATAAGCAGACAGAATTTGCAAATTTCTACCAAATGGTTGATGTTTTAATAATTGATGATATTCAGTTTTTATCCGGCAAAAAATCTACACAAGACAGCTTTTTCCATATTTTCGATTACTTGCATCAAAACGGAAAACAAATTATTCTAACTTCTGATAAAGCACCGGTGGATATTTTAGATATTCAAGACCGAATCGTTTCTCGATTTAAGTGGGGTCTTTCGGCAGAAATTAAATCTCCGGATTTCGATACACGACGAAAAATCATCGTTGATAAATTAAGCCGCGACGGAATTGTGCTGACAGAAGATATGTTAGATTATCTGGCGTCAGAAGTAAAAACAAACGTTCGCGAACTGATCGGGGTAATTAATTCAGTGATTGCATATTCGACAATCTACAAGTCTGATTTATCATTGGAACTCCTGAAAGAAACCATCAGTAAAATTGCCGCTAATCAGAAAAAAGTCATCAACATTCCTTATATTCAGGAAGTGGTTTGTGAGTATTTTGGGATTCAAAGAGAGCAGTTGTTATCAAAAACACGTAAAAGAGAAATTGCTTTACCGAGACAGTTAGCGATGTATTTCGCAAAAGAGTTCACCAATGCAACTTTTAATAAAATTGGAGAGGAAATGGGCGGTAAAGACCATTCTACGGTAATGTATGCGTGCGATACGATAAAAGATGTTTCTAAAATAGACAAAGAAGTTAAGAAATACGTGAAAGAATTAACGGAGAAAATTAAGCAGTAAAATTTTACATATTTAATATATAAAAGGAGTTTTTTTAAAATTCCTTTTTTTATTTGTAATTTGCCCAAAACGAAAGAAAGTAGATGAAAATATTAATGGTTTGTCTTGGGAATATTTGCAGAAGTCCTTTAGCGGAAGGAATTTTACAGTCAAAATTGTCAGACGATTTTACGGTCGATTCGGCGGGGACAATAAACATGCACGAAGGAAAAAGCCCCGATCACCGAGCGGTTTCAATAGCCGATAAATACAATATTGATATTTCTGAGCAGCAATCCAGACCTTTTAGCGCTTCAGATTTTGAAAAGTACGATAAAATCTACTGCATGGATCGAAATAATTTAAAAGATGTTTTATCCTTGGCAAAAACGGACGAAGACCGAAATAAAGTAGCCTTATTTTTGGAAAATGCCGAAGTTCCCGATCCCTATTGGGGTGATATGAAAGATTTTGATGAAGTTTTTCAACTTTTAGAAACTGCTTCTGAAAGGGTCGCAAAAGATTTAAAGTCTCGGGTAAAAAGTAAAGAGAGCCACGTATAGCGTCTTTATGTATTTTTAGCAATCCAACAACATTTATAATCCAAAAATCAAATCGCGCAATGTTATTCCTCATTCCTGCCTATTTATCTGAAAATTCACCCATCGATTATTTCGCACCAGCGGTTAAAGAATATATTTTAAAGACTGATTATTTTTTTGTGGAAAATGAAAAAACTGCCCGAAAAGTGGTTAAATTTTTTGCACCCGAAAAGAAACAAGCCGATTTAAAATTATTTCTCCTGGATAAAAATACAGAAAGAAAAGATCTGCAGGAAGCACAAATGCTCATGAAAAAAGGCCAGGATTTTGGCTTGCTTTCAGAGGCCGGTTTACCTTGTCTCGCTGATCCCGGAAATGTAATGGTAAAGTGGTGTCATGAAAATAATGTGAAAGTAATCCCTATAAATGGACCTTCTTCTATTATTATGGCGTTGATTTCTAGTGGATTTAATGGTCAGGAATTTACTTTCCATGGCTATCTACCTATCGATAAAACGGAAAAGAAAACGAAAATCAAATGGTTAGAAAATCAAATGAATCAAACAGGATATTCCCAAATCTTCATGGAAACACCTTATCGGAATAATCCGCTTTTTGAAGATCTTTGTAAATTTTTAGCGCCGACTACCAAACTATGCATCGCTGCAAATATCAATGACCCGGAAAATGAATTCATCAAAACATTAACCATAAAAGACTGGCAGAAAAATAAGCCGGAACTTCATAAAATTCCTGCGATTTTTGTTTTAGGGAAATAAAGTTTAACAACCGTTAACAGCACGTTTGCACCATTGTTGATTTCAACTTCGAAAATAAATTATTATGTCAGAGAAAAAATTAGCAGGAATCTGGATGGATTCCGAAAATGCAACCGTTGTAAAAAATCACGATATTGAAAGTGCTTATAAATTTTTCGTTTGTGATCCCGTAAAAAGAGACGTTCAGCATGGCAATTCAAGCGAGAAAAATGCGAACAATGTAGAGCAAACCAATACCGCAAAGTTTTTTAAAGATTTGGAGCATTTGATCACCAACACGCAGGAGCTTTATTTAACTGGAACCGGAACGATTCAGGAACAATTCAAAAATCATCTTGCCGAAACTGCTCAATTTAAAAATTTAAAAGTAACACTGGATACGGATCAGAAAATGAGCGACGAACAATTTTTAGAGAAAGTTAAAAGTCACTTTGGTGAATAATAACATTTTAGAAAGATAAAAGGTCAGAAATTTCTGACCTTTTTTTTATTTTGAATAATGATAGGTAAACGCGTCAGAACTGTCATTCGCTAAATACAAATCTGAAGCGGTTATCTGAGAAACGATAAAATTCGAATAATTACTCAGTTTTAAAAACATTCTTTCCGAATGGTCTGTATTGGTCACATCACGACCTAAAGTGTAACTTCCTTCCTTTACAATCTCATTGTTTTCTTTGATGGAATAGGTATAATTATCATTAATGGTAAGGATTCTATCGATTTTAGTATTTTCAGGTGTTTCATGCACGTTCGCGATACCGCCATCCGTAGAAACCCAGTTCCATACACCGACATACTGTTCGTTATCGGATTCGTCTGCTCGCGTTCCACAGGCGATTATAAGCAAGAATAAACCAGCCAAAATTCCTATTTTCTTCAACATTTTTTTTATTTAAAATTTATAATACTCAAAACTAAGATTTAAAATAGAGCTTTCATCAATTTGCTTTGTGTTAAATCAGATACCTGATTCAAATCATTTTAATATTTGATGTTCCATTTTTTCAAAATAAAAGAAAGCAACCATATTGGTCCGATAAGTAAAAACTGTAAATCTTTTAGAAAACTTGGTTTTTTACCTTCTATTTTATGGCCGTAAAATTGTCCGATCCAGGAGAGAACAAAAACGACTACAAAGAAAATCCAGGATTGGTGTTCAAATTTAACATTGACAAAATAAACCAGATGTTCCATCAACATCATTATAAAAATCATGATGACGGCAATTCTCCACGACAGTCTGAAATAAAATATGGTCACCAAAATAACTGCAATGATACTTACAATGCTGATGCAACCGAAATATTGAACACAAAAATGTGGCGTTGGAATTAATGAGATAAAACCTAAAATCGACCAAAATATTAAAGGAACACAAATCCAGTGAATTAATTTATTGGTTTGATTCTGATGACTTTCCGCGTATTCGGCAAAAAGAAGATCTATTTTTCTCATTGTTTTTACATTTTTGGTTAACTAAATTTAATCATTCTTTTGCTAATTAACTGCAATTTTTCATGCCAGATATTCTGATATTTTACTACTGCTCAATATTTACTTATTTTTGCTGAAATTTAAAAGGAATGAAAGATCTAATGGGGCAGGCGATTTGGGATTTTTATCATGACGAAAGTCCTGAAAATTTATTGACCGAAACTTCTATTTCTGAGATGGATGATCTGCCAGTAGACTATCTATTTCGAGATTTTGAGGAGATGAATATGGTGGAACAAAAAGCTTTGGAATTATCGAAAGGTAAAGTTTTAGATGTTGGCGCTGGCGCCGGTTCACACAGTTTATACCTTCAAGATGAAAAAGGTTTGGATGTTTTGGCCTTAGATTTTTCTCCGAAATCAATTGAAGTTTGTAAACTACGTGGTGTTAGAAATACAGTATGTTCAGATATTCTTCAGTTTTCTGGTGAAACTTACGATACAATTTTGTTGTTAATGAATGGAACCGGAATTTTCCAGTCTCTTGATAAAATTGATGTTTACTTAGAAAAATTACATTCACTTTTAAAGGACGACGGTCAAATCTTAATTGACAGTACTGATATTCTCTACATGTACGATCGGTCCGACGATGGCGGAGTTTTAGTCCCGACCGAACATTATTATGGGGAAGTCGATTATTTTGTTCACTATAAATTGGATACAGAAAAACCGATTAAGTGGCTTTATTTAGATTTTGAAACCATGAAAAGAGCCGTTGAAAATAATGGATTTAAAATTGAAAAAATTCTTCAGCAGGAAGATTCATATTTAGCCAGATTAACAAAAAAGACCTGAATTAATTTCAGGTCTGTTTGTCTTCGCTAAGTGCAACGCTTTTGCGTCCTTAAAAGCAGCTCAAAAACATTCGAATTGGAAAAATTTGCGTCTTTGCGTTAAAAAACAAATCATCCATAAATTAATTATCCGATCTCAATACCGTTTTCTACTTGCTTTTCAGGTGTTACAAATACTAATTTTCCTTCTGCATCATTGGTTAAAAGCAACATTCCCTGAGATTCGATTCCTCTGATTTTACGTGGAGCAAGATTTAATAAAATCATGACCTGTTTTCCTACACATTCTTCTGGCGTGAAACTTTCAGCAACTCCCGAAACAACCGTCCTGACATCAACTCCAGTATCGACGGAGAATTTCAATAGTTTATCTGCTTTTTCTACTTTTTCTGCAGTCAGAATTGTAGCAGTTCGTAAATCGATTTTGGTAAAATCATCAAATTGAATTTCTTCTTTCATCGGGTTCGCTTTAGGATTGGTTTTTTTGTTGGATTCTTTCGTGTTCTCTAATTTCTGAATTTGAAATTCAATCGTTTCATCTTCAATTTTAGAAAATAATAATTCTGCCGGATTAATTTGATGTCCAGTTTTGATCAATACTTTTTCGTTTTTAATGTCTGACCAGTTGAGTTGAGAAACATTAAACATTTTCTGTAATTTCTCTGCACTGAATGGCAAGAATGGTTCACAAATCTGTGCTAAACCAACGGCGATTTGAGCGGCGATAAATAAAGAACCTGCGGCTTTTTCCGGATTATCTTTAATGGTTTTCCAAGGTTCTTCAATCTGAAGATATTGATTTCCGAAACGCGCCAGATTCATCATTGCCGTTAAAGCATTTCTGAATTCGTAATGTTCTAAGAAATTTTCAACTTCGGTAGCGGCTTTCGCAATTTCCTCAAGTTCGTCTGCATTTTCATTTCCAGCCGGAACCACGCCGTCGTAATATTTATGAATCAAAACGGCAACTCTATTAATAAAGTTCCCGAAAATCCCCACCAATTCAGAATTGTTTTTGGTTTGGAAATCTTTCCACGTAAAGTTATTGTCTTTGGTTTCCGGCGCGGAAGAAAGTAGGGCATAACGCAAAACATCTTGCTGACCCGGGAATTCCTGAACATATTCGTGGGCCCAAACTGCCCAGTTACGCGAAGTCGAGATTTTGTCGTTTTCTAAATTTAAAAATTCAAAAGCAGGAACATTGGTCGGCATAATGTAATCACCATGCGCTTTCATCATCGCCGGAAAAATTATACAGTGGAAAACAATATTGTCTTTTCCGATAAAATGGACCAAATCTGTATTTTCATTTTGCCAGTAATCTTTCCAGTCTTTGCCGTTTTTCTCTGCCCATTCCTGGGTGAAAGAAATATAGCCAATCGGCGCATCAAACCAAACGTAAAGGACTTTTCCTTCTGCATCAGGAAGAGGAACAGGAACGCCCCAGTTCAAATCCCGAGTCATCGCTCTTGGTTTCAAACCATCGGTGAGCCATGATTTTACTTGGCCGTAAACATTCGGTTTCCAATCATCTTTATGTCCTTCGATAATCCATTCATTCAAGAAATCTTCGTAATCATTTAAAGGAAGATACCAGTTTTTAGTTTCCTTTAAAATGGGAACATTTCCGCTTAACATTGATTTTGGATTAATCAATTCTGAAGGCGAAAGGGTAGAACCACATTTTTCGCACTGATCACCATATGCGTTTTCATTACCGCAATTTGGGCAAGTTCCTACAATATAACGGTCTGCGAGGAATTCATTAGCTTGTTCATCAAAGTATTGTTCGGAAACTTCTTCGATAAACTTTCCTTTATTATATAAGGTCTTGAAAAATTCCTGACTAACATCGTGATGTCTTTTTGAAGTCGTTCTGGAATATTCATCAAAAGAAATTCCCAAATCTTCGAAAGATTGTTTGATGATTTCGTGGTATTTGTCAACGATATCTTGTGGAGTTACGCCTTCTTTTTTAGCACGAATAGTAATTGGAATTCCGTGTTCATCAGATCCGCAAATAAAAGCGACTTCTTTTCCTAATCTTCTGTTGAACCTCGCGTACACATCTGCAGGAATATAAACTCCTGCGAGATGGCCAATATGAACTGGTCCATTAGCATAAGGCAAGGCTGCCGTAATCAACTTTCTTTCTGACATCATATAGTCTAAATTTTTGCAAATATAAGAGTTATGCAACGGAATCGAAAATATGCGTATTTAAATCATTTGTAAGAGAAGAAAATTTTTATTTTTTATGAAAATCAGTCCCTTGATGCCTAAAAAAGGCTAAACATCTGTTTGAATTATTGTTAAAATTTTATAAAAATTTCCATTTTAACGTTTTAATTAAGTTGTTGATAAATAATAACTTATGTAAAATCGGAACTATTAATTCATGATACTTATCATCGATAATTAACAATTTGCATTATAAATTTATGATATCTGAAAAAAGAGTTAAATTGCATCGCTCCTTTTAAAGAGCACATTGTGCATTTTTGAATATAAACCTCAAATTTTATTTTTGTGAGAAACTATACTAAAGTTTTAAAAATTGCTCCCGCATTTTTATTGGCCGGATCAATATTACAGGCACAGACAACAGATTCTGTGAAAACGGCCGAAATCGAGCAGGTCGTGCTTATTGGTTATGGTAAACAGAAGAAAGAAGATCTTACAGGATCAATCGCTTCTATTACATCCAAAGATTTTAACCCGGGTTCTACTTCCGCAGATCAATTGATCCAAGGTAAAGCTCCTGGTGTAACGGTAACGGGGAATGGTGGAAATCCTGGATCTGGAGCAACAATCCGTATTAGAGGTGGTGCTTCTTTAACAGCGAGCAACGATCCATTAATTGTAATCGATGGAATCCCAATGGATTTTGGCGGAATTAATGGAGCGTCGAATGCATTAGCATTAATTAACCCGAATGATATTGAGTCTTTTGACGTTTTGAAAGATGCTTCAGCAGCGGCAATTTATGGTAACAGAGCATCAAACGGTGTTATCTTAATTACCACGAAAAAAGGTTCATCTGGAAGAGTGAAAGTAAATTTCTCTACTTCAGGTTCTGTTTCTACAAAAATGGGGAATCAAGATGTTCTTACAGCGGATCAGTTTAGAGCTTTTGTTCAGGAAAACGCTTCCCAAAATTACGTCGATAAGTTAGGAACTGCGAATACAAACTGGCAAGATCTTATTT
This genomic window contains:
- a CDS encoding Mpo1 family 2-hydroxy fatty acid dioxygenase; this encodes MRKIDLLFAEYAESHQNQTNKLIHWICVPLIFWSILGFISLIPTPHFCVQYFGCISIVSIIAVILVTIFYFRLSWRIAVIMIFIMMLMEHLVYFVNVKFEHQSWIFFVVVFVLSWIGQFYGHKIEGKKPSFLKDLQFLLIGPIWLLSFILKKWNIKY
- a CDS encoding class I SAM-dependent methyltransferase, which gives rise to MKDLMGQAIWDFYHDESPENLLTETSISEMDDLPVDYLFRDFEEMNMVEQKALELSKGKVLDVGAGAGSHSLYLQDEKGLDVLALDFSPKSIEVCKLRGVRNTVCSDILQFSGETYDTILLLMNGTGIFQSLDKIDVYLEKLHSLLKDDGQILIDSTDILYMYDRSDDGGVLVPTEHYYGEVDYFVHYKLDTEKPIKWLYLDFETMKRAVENNGFKIEKILQQEDSYLARLTKKT
- a CDS encoding low molecular weight protein-tyrosine-phosphatase; translated protein: MKILMVCLGNICRSPLAEGILQSKLSDDFTVDSAGTINMHEGKSPDHRAVSIADKYNIDISEQQSRPFSASDFEKYDKIYCMDRNNLKDVLSLAKTDEDRNKVALFLENAEVPDPYWGDMKDFDEVFQLLETASERVAKDLKSRVKSKESHV
- the dnaA gene encoding chromosomal replication initiator protein DnaA yields the protein MDENLTLIWEKCLQFMRDNLNAAEDNTDLKKLENSFDLLFDNVRPVSLVSNNLTLLVPSDFYKEYIEDNYLSLLSAALKKNIGKGVKLWYSVMENKPSGQEKPITLNVKGKSVPTPKMQETLPPSFSANLINPFVVPGMKKINIDSNLKADFSFDNYVEGESNKFASTVAKSIAKRPGATAFNPLFLYGGYGVGKTHLGHAVGLEVKHAYPEKVVLYLSSEKFIQQFVSAAKAHKQTEFANFYQMVDVLIIDDIQFLSGKKSTQDSFFHIFDYLHQNGKQIILTSDKAPVDILDIQDRIVSRFKWGLSAEIKSPDFDTRRKIIVDKLSRDGIVLTEDMLDYLASEVKTNVRELIGVINSVIAYSTIYKSDLSLELLKETISKIAANQKKVINIPYIQEVVCEYFGIQREQLLSKTRKREIALPRQLAMYFAKEFTNATFNKIGEEMGGKDHSTVMYACDTIKDVSKIDKEVKKYVKELTEKIKQ
- a CDS encoding SAM-dependent methyltransferase, yielding MLFLIPAYLSENSPIDYFAPAVKEYILKTDYFFVENEKTARKVVKFFAPEKKQADLKLFLLDKNTERKDLQEAQMLMKKGQDFGLLSEAGLPCLADPGNVMVKWCHENNVKVIPINGPSSIIMALISSGFNGQEFTFHGYLPIDKTEKKTKIKWLENQMNQTGYSQIFMETPYRNNPLFEDLCKFLAPTTKLCIAANINDPENEFIKTLTIKDWQKNKPELHKIPAIFVLGK
- the metG gene encoding methionine--tRNA ligase, giving the protein MSERKLITAALPYANGPVHIGHLAGVYIPADVYARFNRRLGKEVAFICGSDEHGIPITIRAKKEGVTPQDIVDKYHEIIKQSFEDLGISFDEYSRTTSKRHHDVSQEFFKTLYNKGKFIEEVSEQYFDEQANEFLADRYIVGTCPNCGNENAYGDQCEKCGSTLSPSELINPKSMLSGNVPILKETKNWYLPLNDYEDFLNEWIIEGHKDDWKPNVYGQVKSWLTDGLKPRAMTRDLNWGVPVPLPDAEGKVLYVWFDAPIGYISFTQEWAEKNGKDWKDYWQNENTDLVHFIGKDNIVFHCIIFPAMMKAHGDYIMPTNVPAFEFLNLENDKISTSRNWAVWAHEYVQEFPGQQDVLRYALLSSAPETKDNNFTWKDFQTKNNSELVGIFGNFINRVAVLIHKYYDGVVPAGNENADELEEIAKAATEVENFLEHYEFRNALTAMMNLARFGNQYLQIEEPWKTIKDNPEKAAGSLFIAAQIAVGLAQICEPFLPFSAEKLQKMFNVSQLNWSDIKNEKVLIKTGHQINPAELLFSKIEDETIEFQIQKLENTKESNKKTNPKANPMKEEIQFDDFTKIDLRTATILTAEKVEKADKLLKFSVDTGVDVRTVVSGVAESFTPEECVGKQVMILLNLAPRKIRGIESQGMLLLTNDAEGKLVFVTPEKQVENGIEIG